A genomic window from Populus alba chromosome 19, ASM523922v2, whole genome shotgun sequence includes:
- the LOC118056764 gene encoding disease resistance RPP13-like protein 4: MSIKRDPEKVVSTLQNRLYQAIDLTAGGIDERMKENELVLNFRSAEAKLEELKNLLSGHKRWEDTVVKKFNVLRLRIYKTLSLAKNQADGARQNANTIKDHLHLVDRKLDKLNLRLQPLLPLFPAKSDSESREKINPYKVAQERKVLKEWKELEVESIILESSAMLDLQASYHNLARLDLKLCFLFLSVFPEEAVIKKRPLIYWWIGEGLITANKKKTAEEEGESIFQELIEQDLIVPYHERPDKPSPAVNACIMHPWIRHMAISLAQKADLFAFDSSGTPSYGNYRSRRACLDLSSDSSSSGTTPNEENLLTVFNVSKRYLNFSLEWLLKLRKVAVLQLGRWHYLPVPQIKVENEELGLWHHSPVHHIEVENEVFLKGLWAQKHLKYLCLRGISLITTLPSSIGELFSLEILDLKACHNLEELPSEIGSLTSLTHLDVSDCPFLESMPKELQKLTRLQVLKGFVIGNSKRTPCKIADLADLKELRRLSIYIGNEAVVKEGEFAKLKAIEKLRCLTMWWGVKVSLETSRVKPEEKSAKLITLTDLSFPPGLEKLDLRGIPQPNPLKELKPASLKQLKKLYIRGGKLQKLNHGEKDDHVWEVEILRLRYLKDFKIDKKSLKQAFPKLDYLDVICDQSGDQKTKYKEDFVLRNRNEIGEFFKEKGNSEEEQKNAMPAENEIHEEGKSAESVLIDKGKGKEIMSESAVEKASSSRDHHSQ; this comes from the coding sequence ATGTCGATCAAAAGAGATCCAGAGAAAGTTGTGTCAACATTACAGAATCGTCTGTATCAAGCAATTGATCTGACAGCAGGGGGGATTGACGAgagaatgaaagaaaatgaactgGTGTTAAATTTTCGAAGCGCTGAGGCCAAGCTTGAGGAATTGAAAAATCTTCTCTCTGGCCACAAGCGCTGGGAAGACACAGTTGTTAAAAAGTTCAACGTGCTGCGACTCCGGATTTACAAAACTCTCTCACTTGCCAAGAACCAAGCTGATGGCGCCAGACAAAATGCCAATACCATCAAAGATCATCTACATTTGGTTGACAGGAAACTTGACAAGCTAAATCTTCGGTTGCAACCGCTGTTACCGCTGTTCCCTGCAAAATCAGATTCAGAATCACGTGAGAAGATAAATCCATATAAGGTAGCTCAGGAAAGAAAGGTGTTGAAAGAGTGGAAAGAGCTAGAAGTGGAAAGTATTATCTTGGAAAGCTCAGCCATGCTCGATCTTCAGGCAAGTTACCACAATCTTGCGAGGCTAGATTTGAAACTCtgctttctctttttatctGTTTTTCCAGAGGAAGCTGTGATAAAAAAGAGGCCATTGATCTATTGGTGGATTGGCGAGGGTTTGATCActgccaacaaaaaaaagacagctGAGGAGGAAGGAGAAAGTATATTTCAGGAGCTAATAGAGCAAGACCTCATAGTACCGTACCATGAAAGACCAGATAAACCAAGCCCAGCTGTCAACGCATGCATAATGCATCCTTGGATTCGTCACATGGCAATCAGTTTAGCCCAGAAGGCCGACCTCTTCGCCTTCGATTCCTCGGGAACACCATCTTATGGTAACTACCGATCTCGACGTGCGTGCTTGGATTTGAGCAGTGACAGCTCTTCTAGTGGCACTACTCCAAATGAAGAGAATTTGCTAACTGTGTTCAATGTGAGCAAGCGATATCTTAATTTCAGTCTTGAGTGGCTACTGAAGTTGAGGAAGGTTGCAGTGCTTCAGCTTGGGCGGTGGCATTACTTACCTGTGCCTcaaattaaagttgaaaatgAGGAGCTTGGGCTGTGGCATCACTCACCTGTGCATCACATTGAAGTTGAAAATGAGGTGTTTTTGAAAGGTCTGTGGGCTCAGAAGCACTTGAAATATCTTTGCCTCCGAGGAATATCTCTGATAACCACACTTCCTTCATCAATTGGCGAGCTTTTTAGCCTTGAAATTCTTGATCTCAAAGCGTGCCACAATCTAGAAGAATTGCCTTCTGAGATCGGATCATTGACAAGCCTCACCCATCTTGATGTATCTGACTGTCCCTTCCTAGAAAGCATGCCAAAAGAGCTTCAGAAGCTCACTCGTCTTCAAGTGCTCAAGGGTTTTGTGATTGGGAACTCGAAGAGAACTCCGTGCAAGATAGCTGATCTTGCTGATTTGAAGGAACTAAGGCGGCTTAGCATATATATAGGGAATGAGGCAGTAGTCAAAGAGGGGGAGTTCGCAAAGTTGAAGGCCATTGAAAAACTTCGCTGCCTGACAATGTGGTGGGGAGTAAAAGTATCTCTGGAGACATCCAGGGTCAAACCTGAAGAAAAATCTGCGAAATTAATTACCTTGACAGACTTGTCATTTCCCCCAGGGTTAGAGAAGTTGGATCTGAGAGGCATTCCTCAGCCAAATCCACTAAAAGAACTGAAACCTGCCTCACTGAAGCAGCTAAAAAAGCTCTACATAAGAGGGGGGAAACTTCAGAAGTTGAATCACGGAGAAAAGGATGATCACGTGTGGGAAGTAGAGATATTGCGTCTCAGGTATCTCAAGGATTTCAAGATAGACAAGAAAAGTTTGAAGCAAGCATTCCCTAAGCTAGATTACTTGGATGTCATATGTGATCAGAGTGGGGATCAGAAAACGAAGTATAAAGAAGATTTTGTGCTAAGGAACAGAAATGAAATTGGAGAGTTCTTCAAGGAGAAAGGGAATTCGGAAGAGGAACAGAAGAATGCCATGCCAGCAGAAAATGAAATTCACGAGGAGGGAAAATCTGCGGAAAGTGTATTGATCGATAAAGGAAAGGGGAAGGAAATAATGTCAGAAAGTGCGGTTGAAAAAGCCAGTTCCAGCCGTGATCATCATTCGCAGTAG
- the LOC140955044 gene encoding uncharacterized protein, translating to MVSELAMESLATSILSPAAALSLDFTPSKTHLPDISTKLASNNYLLWKAQVVPILRGHGLIGYVTDGVPCPELTIVDADGTSSLEDYLHGAKSLALSLRGVGKPMDDDDLIICILRGLGSEFDPIVAALNARDMFPPLEGVIGKLRDFEIRLQGTRTSQSSVAFYTNKNRFHARSQGNHNACGRSGGYHKMPFQPRNKDVRFSHPIDNSSGAKLSSFTRGSRTSSRGRGNLTCFRCGFPNHKVDGCFASDKEAKQYNAFAAIQIGDTTEDTWYPDTGAN from the exons atggtatcagagcttgcaATGGAATCCCTCGCCACTTCAATCTTGTCTCCAGCCGCTGCTCTTTCTCTAGATTTTACACCTTCCAAAACTCACTTACCTGATATTTCCACTAAGCTAGCCTCAAATAATTATCTTCTATGGAAAGCGCAGGTTGTTCCAATCTTAAGAGGACATGGTCTTATTGGATATGTGACAGATGGAGTTCCCTGTCCTGAATTAACCATTGTTGATGCTGATG GCACCTCTTCTTTAGAAGATTATCTGCACGGAGCAAAGTCGTTGGCCTTGTCTCTTCGTGGTGTAGGCAAACCAATGGATGATGATGACCTTATTATTTGTATCCTACGTGGGCTAGGATCTGAGTTTGATCCTATTGTTGCAGCACTCAATGCTCGTGACATGTTTCCTCCTCTAGAAGGGGTTATTGGCAAGCTTCGTGACTTTGAAATCAGACTTCAAGGTACAAGAACGTCTCAATCTAGTGTTGCTTTCTATACTAACAAAAATCGTTTCCATGCAAGATCTCAAGGTAATCATAATGCTTGTGGTCGTTCTGGTGGTTATCATAAGATGCCTTTCCAACCACGCAACAAAGATGTGCGTTTCTCTCATCCTATTGACAATTCTTCTGGAGCCAAGCTGTCCTCCTTCACTCGTGGAAGCCGCACATCTAGTCGTGGACGaggtaaccttacatgttttcGATGTGGCTTTCCAAACCACAAAGTAGATGGTTGTTTCGCCTCAGACAAAGAAGCAAAACAATACAACGCTTTTGCTGCCATCCAAATTGGAGACACTACAGAGGACACTTGGTATCCCGACACTGGTGCAAACTAG
- the LOC118056765 gene encoding uncharacterized protein: MPLFLAGETDNLAVNNGFYPRKKEKKIKLRYRFLASSFMFLVCVCVCVCVIPRINLKLLSGNLSLSEKGYSTFQFQIFTKNPEMEDTSESVISAAGVHEKVVKEDIHLKVKSMDEEPNDEKGAEVEAELKAKSVEKEKPKEKEQHKEKDKEKSEKHKKKDVDEGGEKKSKDKKKGEELEKKTKEKDKEKEKKGKEGEDSVGKESEVDKEAGEAKKKEEKKNKKDKDDKKNNKEEKKIKDHGVSRDEQEDKKEEKKKKDKKEKNKKDEDKDLKDTKKATEEYKDQGFSVEDEDKKSEGEEDKKKGKEKKVKDKGKKIDEDSKEETKKANDGKEDRKEGEVKEKKKDKEKKEKKSKDEIKEEKDDENEGKKENKKDEEKKEKKHKDGADDDIKDGDEKKKEKKKSKKKKD; this comes from the exons ATGCCTTTATTCTTAGCGGGTGAGACAGACAATCTAGCTGTTAATAATGGCTTTTacccaagaaagaaagaaaa AAAAATTAAACTAAGGTACAGATTCTTGGCTTCTTCTTTTATgtttcttgtgtgtgtgtgtgtgtgtgtgtgtgtaattccACGTATCAACCTGAAACTTCTATCAG GAAATTTGAGCTTAAGCGAGAAAGGGTACTCtacatttcaatttcaaattttcacCAAGAATCCTGAGATGGAAGATACATCTGAATCTGTCATTTCTGCTGCTGGGGTGCATGAAAAGGTTGTGAAGGAGGATATCCATCTGAAAGTCAAGAGCATGGATGAAGAACCAAATGACGAGAAGGGAGCTGAGGTGGAAGCTGAATTGAAGGCCAAATCGGTAGAAAAGGAAAAGCCAAAGGAGAAGGAGCAGCATAAAGAGAAAGACAAGGAGAAATCAGAGAAACATAAGAAGAAGGATGTAGATGAGGGGGGGGAGAAGAAAAGCAAAGATAAGAAGAAGGGTGAAGAGCTGGAGAAGAAAACGAAAGAGAAGGacaaagagaaggagaagaaaggaaaggaaggagaGGATAGTGTTGGTAAAGAGTCAGAGGTGGACAAGGAAGCTGGAGAGgctaagaaaaaggaagagaaaaagaataagaaagacAAGGATGATAAGAAgaacaataaagaagagaagaagataaaagatcATGGGGTTTCAAGGGATGAACAGGAGGAtaagaaggaagagaagaaaaagaaagataaaaaagagaagaacaagAAGGACGAGGATAAAGATTTGAAGGATACAAAAAAAGCGACAGAGGAGTACAAAGATCAAGGTTTTAGTGTTGAGGATGAGGATAAGAAGAGCGAAGGGGAGGAAGataagaagaaaggaaaagagaagaaggtCAAAGATAAAGGGAAGAAGATCGATGAAGATTCtaaggaagaaacaaaaaaagccaACGATGGTAAAGAGGATAGAAAAGAGGGGGAagtgaaggaaaagaaaaaagataaggagaaaaaagagaagaagagcaaagatgaaattaaggaggaaaaagatgatgaaaatgaggggaaaaaagaaaacaagaaggatgaggagaagaaagagaaaaaacacaagGATGGAGCAGATGATGACATAAAAGAtggagatgaaaagaaaaaagagaagaagaagagcaaaaagaaaaaggactaG
- the LOC118056762 gene encoding uncharacterized protein: MPGYYNSIIKGVSTVMVSYSSWNGVKMHANHDMVTGFLKNILRFRGFVISDWEGIDRITSPPHANYSYSIQAGISAGIDMIMVPNTYKEFIDGLTSHVKNKVIPMSRIDDAVKRILRVKFTMGLFENPLADNSLVDELGSQEHRELAREAVRKSLVLLKNGESLLPLPKKATKILVAGSHADNLGYQCGGWTIEWQGLGGNNLTSGTTILTAIKNTVDPSTEVVYKENPDADFVKSNNFSYAIVVVGEPPYAETFGDSLNLTISEPGPSTIQNVCGTVKCVTVIISGRPVVIQPYVNLMDALVAAWLPGSEGQGVADVLFGDYGFTGTLSRTWFKTVDQLPMNIGDKHYDPLFPFGFGLTTKPTKTI, from the exons ATGCCAGGCTACTATAACTCCATTATCAAGGGTGTGTCAACTGTTATGGTTTCTTACTCGAGCTGGAATGGAGTTAAGATGCATGCCAACCATGACATGGTCACTGGATTTCTCAAGAACATTCTTCGTTTCAGG GGTTTTGTCATCTCAGATTGGGAGGGCATTGATAGGATCACTTCTCCACCCCATGCTAACTACTCATATTCCATTCAAGCAGGAATCAGCGCTGGAATTGACATG ATCATGGTTCCAAACACCTACAAAGAGTTCATTGATGGCCTAACATCCCAcgtgaaaaataaagtcatcCCCATGAGCAGAATCGATGATGCAGTGAAGAGAATTTTGCGAGTTAAATTTACGATGGGTCTTTTTGAGAACCCCCTGGCTGATAATAGTCTAGTCGATGAGCTTGGTAGCCAG GAGCACAGAGAATTGGCTAGAGAAGCTGTGAGGAAATCACTTGTGCTGCTAAAGAATGGCGAATCATTGCTACCCCTTCCTAAAAAGGCAACAAAAATACTTGTTGCCGGCAGTCATGCAGATAATCTCGGTTATCAATGTGGTGGGTGGACGATTGAGTGGCAGGGACTCGGTGGCAACAACCTCACGAGTG GTACCACGATCTTGACCGCCATAAAAAATACTGTTGATCCAAGCACTGAAGTTGTGTACAAGGAGAATCCTGATGCAGACTTCGTCAAGTCTAACAACTTCTCTTACGCCATCGTTGTGGTAGGAGAGCCGCCGTATGCAGAGACATTTGGAGACAGCTTGAACTTGACAATATCAGAACCTGGTCCAAGCACGATTCAGAACGTCTGTGGAACTGTAAAATGCGTTACTGTCATCATTTCCGGGCGTCCTGTTGTAATCCAACCATATGTAAACTTGATGGATGCTCTTGTTGCTGCCTGGCTCCCTGGAAGTGAAGGCCAAGGTGTTGCTGATGTTCTATTTGGTGACTATGGTTTCACCGGCACGCTTTCACGAACATGGTTCAAGACTGTCGATCAGCTGCCTATGAACATTGGCGATAAGCATTATGATCCCCTCTTCCCATTTGGATTTGGCCTCACTACCAAACCTACCAAGACAATCTAG
- the LOC118055662 gene encoding syntaxin-132, translated as MNDLLSESFEIPRGQGSRGGDIEMGMNSADLGLESFFKKVQEIEKQHEKLDKLLKKLQDAHEESKAVTKAPAMKGIKQRMEKDVDEVGKIARSIKSKLEELDKENLSNRQKPGCGKGTGVDRSRTSTTIALKKKLKDKMAEFQILRENIHQEYREVVERRVFTVTGTRADEETIDTLIETGDSEQIFQKAIQEQGRGQITDTLAEIQERHDAVRDLERKLLDLQQIFLDMAVLVDAQGDMLDNIESQVSNAVDHVQSGNVALTKAKKLQRNSRKWMCIAIIILLIIVAIIVVTVLKPWNTNKGA; from the exons ATGAACGACCTTTTGTCG GAGTCCTTTGAGATCCCTCGGGGTCAGGGTTCCAGAGGCGGGGATATTGAGATGGGAATGAATTCTGCAGACTTGGGCTTGGAGAGTTTCTTTAAAAAG GTTCAAGAGATTGAGAAACAGCATGAGAAGCTGGACAAGTTGCTCAAAAAGCTCCAG GATGCACATGAGGAGTCAAAGGCTGTGACCAAGGCTCCTGCCATGAAAG GAATCAAACAGCGAATGGAGAAAGATGTTGATGAAGTTGGAAAAATCGCTCGTTCAATAAAGTCAAAACTCGAGGAACTTGACAAAGAG AATTTATCTAATAGGCAGAAGCCGGGATGTGGTAAAGGAACAGGTGTAGACCGATCAAGAACCTCAACTACTAT AgccttgaaaaagaaattgaaagacaaGATGGCTGAATTTCAG aTTCTTAGGGAAAACATCCATCAAGAGTACCGGGAGGTTGTTGAGAGGCGTGTTTTTACAG TGACGGGAACAAGAGCAGATGAAGAG ACGATTGACACATTGATTGAGACTGGAGACAGTGAGCAAATTTTTCAGAAAGCAATCCAGGAACAAGGGCGAGGCCAG ATAACAGATACTTTGGCAGAAATTCAAGAGCGCCATGATGCAGTCAGAGATCTGGAGAGGAAACTTCTGGACTTACAACAG ATTTTTCTGGATATGGCTGTCTTGGTGGATGCACAAGGGGACATGCTTGACAACATAGAATCACAG GTCTCAAATGCAGTAGATCATGTGCAGTCAGGGAATGTTGCTCTTACAAAGGCAAAGAAGTTACAAAGGAACTCCAGGAAATGGATGTGCATTGCCATTATAATCCTTCTTATCATTGTTGCCATCATCGTTGTGACCGTGCTTAAGCCATGGAATACCAACAAGGGCGCTTAG